The Populus alba chromosome 6, ASM523922v2, whole genome shotgun sequence genome contains a region encoding:
- the LOC118048317 gene encoding OVARIAN TUMOR DOMAIN-containing deubiquitinating enzyme 12, whose translation MVIYEQESDVIQWGLRLLDGDPPFYSGYYGEAIEQSDDGYHGHYVRDHYDITDCSHVENDEMIARTLQEEFSQLAVTEENGYSHGGEELSVTEENVYSHGGEGHLQTSVEHDWHCTPMRNYCSDNECSHEESDDAVPSSSCSSPANGEEYSPEFNDEYGLDDEVGKRLNQLIPIRHVPRINGEIPSIDEATTDHERLLNRLQLFGFEELKVQGDGNCQFRALSDQIYNTPDRHKIVRRQVVYQLKSHPEIYEGYVPMEYGDYLRKMSKSGEWGDHVTLQAVADAYGVKILVMTSFKDTCYIEILPVSQKPKGVIFLSFWAEVHYNSIYFQADTSSEFRKKKRWWNFGNKH comes from the exons ATGGTTATTTACGAGCAAGAGTCGGATGTTATTCAATGGGGTCTTCGTCTTCTTGATGGGGACCCACCCTTTTATTCTGGGTACTATGGTGAAGCAATAGAACAGAGTGATGATGGATATCATGGACATTATGTGAGGGATCATTATGATATTACGGACTGTAGCCATGTAGAGAATGATGAGATGATTGCACGCACGTTGCAAGAAGAGTTTTCGCAGCTTGCAGTTACTGAAGAAAATGGGTATTCACATGGCGGAGAAGAGCTTTCAGTTACTGAAGAAAATGTGTATTCACATGGTGGAGAAGGGCATTTGCAGACTTCTGTTGAGCATGATTGGCATTGTACACCGATGAGGAACTACTGTTCAG ACAATGAGTGTAGTCATGAAGAATCAGATGATGCAGTACCCTCTAGTTCATGCTCAAGTCCTGCTAATGGAGAAGAGTATTCACCAGAGTTTAATGATGAATATGGCCTGGATGATGAAGTAGGCAAGAGGTTGAATCAGTTGATTCCAATCCGT CACGTTCCAAGAATTAATGGAGAAATACCTTCAATTGATGAAGCAACAACAGATCATGAAAGGCTTCTGAACAG ACTGCAGCTATTTGGCTTTGAAGAGCTCAAGGTTCAAGGGGATGGAAACTGTCAG TTCCGTGCTTTATCGGATCAAATATATAATACACCTGATCGCCACAAAATAGTAAGACGACAGGTTGTGTATCAG CTTAAGTCTCACCCAGAGATATACGAGGGATATGTTCCCATGGAGTATGGTGACTATTTGAGGAAGATGTCAAA GAGTGGTGAGTGGGGTGATCATGTGACATTGCAGGCAGTTGCAGATGCG TATGGCGTGAAAATACTTGTCATGACTTCTTTCAAGGACACATGTTACATAGAGATTCTTCCTGTCAGCCAAAAGCCAAAAGGAg TCATTTTCTTGAGCTTTTGGGCAGAGGTACACTACAACTCCATCTATTTTCAAGCAg ATACATCTAGTGAAttcagaaagaagaaaaggtggTGGAATTTCGGGAATAAGCACTAG
- the LOC118048316 gene encoding serine/threonine-protein kinase PCRK1, with protein sequence MKCFSFHSGDKTDEPKTPKSVPVQSVNSPGADREIGRSGSELNSQNVSGTSTESMVRPSLPSMSQRPSNLRVFTVSELKSATKNFSRSVMIGEGGFGCVYKGSIKSTEDPTTKLEIAVKQLGKRGVQGHKEWITEVNVLGVVEHPNLVKLVGYCADEDERGMQRLLIYEFMPKGSVEDHLSIRSDKPLPWAMRLRIAQDAARGLKYLHEEMDFQIIFRDFKSSNILLDEQWNAKLSDFGLARLGPSEGLTHVSTAVVGTMGYAAPEYVQTGRLTSKSDVWSYGVFLYELITGRRPLDRNRPKNEQKLLEWIRPYLSDAKKFKQIVDPRLEQKDILKSAHKLANLANRCLVRNPKLRPKMSEVLEKMNQIVDASTGTESAQQSSKNSAPIKTSHGTTAKNKRRNVGLKTEESGWFGWMWNPKHVRTR encoded by the exons ATGAAGTGCTTTTCATTCCACAGTGGAGACAAGACGGATGAACCAAAAACTCCAAAGTCAGTCCCTGTTCAATCTGTGAATTCTCCAGGTGCTGATCGTGAAATAGGAAGATCTGGTTCTGAATTGAATTCTCAAAATGTCTCTGGTACCAGCACAGAGTCCATGGTTAGGCCCTCACTTCCTAGCATGTCTCAAAGGCCCAGCAATCTCAGAGTGTTCACAGTTTCTGAGCTTAAGTCAGCTACCAAGAATTTTAGCCGTTCTGTCATGATTGGAGAAGGTGGATTCGGTTGCGTTTATAAGGGATCTATTAAGAGCACCGAGGATCCAACTACAAAGCTTGAAATTGCTGTGAAACAGCTGGGTAAAAGAGGGGTGCAG GGGCACAAAGAATGGATCACCGAAGTAAATGTTCTTGGAGTAGTCGAGCATCCGAACCTTGTCAAATTAGTTGGTTACTGTGCGGATGAAGATGAAAGAGGAATGCAGCGGCTTCTAATATATGAATTTATGCCTAAGGGAAGTGTTGAGGACCATTTATCCATCCGATCAGATAAACCTCTTCCATGGGCCATGAGACTGAGGATAGCCCAAGATGCTGCTCGTGGCTTAAAGTATCTACATGAAGAAATGGATTTTCAG ATCATCTTCAGGGATTTCAAATCATCAAACATTCTTTTAGATGAGCAGTGGAACGCCAAGCTATCAGATTTTGGGTTGGCAAGGCTAGGACCTTCTGAAGGATTGACTCATGTTTCAACTGCG GTTGTAGGAACTATGGGATATGCAGCTCCTGAATACGTCCAAACAGGACGTCTCACATCCAAAAGTGATGTCTGGAGCTATGGGGTATTCCTTTATGAACTCATTACAGGAAGGCGCCCTTTGGATCGAAACCGACCCAAGAATGAGCAGAAGCTCTTGGAATGGATAAGACCATACCTATCAGACGCCAAGAAATTCAAGCAAATAGTGGATCCCAGGCTTGAGCAGAAAGACATCCTCAAGTCAGCGCACAAGCTTGCAAATTTAGCCAACCGATGCTTAGTTAGAAACCCAAAATTACGTCCCAAGATGAGTGAGGTGTTGGAAAAGATGAATCAGATTGTAGATGCATCTACAGGGACCGAAAGTGCCCAGCAGTCCTCCAAGAATTCAGCACCCATAAAAACTTCTCACGGCACCacagcaaaaaataaaaggagaaatgTAGGTCTCAAAACTGAAGAAAGCGGCTGGTTTGGCTGGATGTGGAATCCAAAGCATGTTAGAACACGCTAA
- the LOC118048315 gene encoding putative white-brown complex homolog protein 30, with amino-acid sequence MSALKIRSICRVSRFLSFLIVVFNLLPNAFCVDGDDYSQTGNPALHPIITDMVYKRLSNLSVVFGDDIMDSLSFCIKNVKADWKRAFDFEGDLDFITNCIKKIKGDITLRLCTAAEIKFYFGSLFGTEQTPYLKPNKNCNLSSWPNGCEPGWGCGANPNQKIDLYNSKDMPLRTRDCQPCCEGFFCPQGLTCMIPCPLGSYCPSAKLNKTTGMCTPYGYQIPPGHPNHTCGGADAWAPVAMSSEIFCAPGSFCPRTTLKVPCSSGHYCRMGSTSQISCFKLVTCHPNTANQNLHAYGIMLIAAVTTLLLIIVNCSGQALSTREKRAAKSREAAARQARETAQARERWKVAKNVAKKGGSGMQAQLSQTFSRGTSGFKAEQPKVSDVGKSQTEVALLPPMPSGTASASSGKAKKIEPSTLTKMMHALEDDPDGQEGFKLEIGDKNIKKQMPKGKQLHSHTQIFKYAYGQIEKEKAMQQDQKNLTFSGIISMATDTDVKTRPVIEVAFKDLTLTLKGKKKHLMRCVTGKIMPGRVSAVMGPSGAGKTTFLSALAGKATGCTMTGSILINGKNESIHSYKKIIGFVPQDDIVHGNLTVEENLRFSARCRLSADMPKADKVLVIERVIEALGLQTVRDSVVGTVEKRGISGGQRKRVNVGLEMVMEPSLLILDEPTSGLDSSSSLLLIRALRREALEGVNICMVVHQPSYALFKMFDDFILLAKGGLTVYHGSAKKVEEYFAGLGITVPERVTPPDHYIDILEGIVKTNSNVTHEQLPIRWMLHNGYPVPPDMLHYADSIGATSSGLNSSAAESTEQSFAGDLWADVVSSVELHRDHIERNYLKSKDLSNRRTPGVSRQYRYFVGRICKQRLREARLQAVDYLILLLAGACLGTLAKADDETFGSLGYTYTVIAVSLLCKIAALRSFTQDKLHYWRESESGISSLAYFLSKDTIDHFNTIVKPLVYLSMFYFFNSPRSTFADNYVVLLCLVYCVTGIAYIFAIYFAPGPAQLWSVLLPVVLTLVASQEQDSSILVRHLGYLCYPKWAMEAFVIANAERYSGVWLITRCNSLRENGYDLGHWGLCLQLLILTGILSRFAAYFLLVTFQKK; translated from the exons ATGAGTGCACTGAAGATCAGAAGTATTTGTCGGGTGTCACGTTTTCTATCGTTTCTTATTGTTGTTTTCAATCTATTACCAAATGCGTTTTGTGTTGATGGGGATGATTATAGTCAAACAGGCAACCCAGCATTGCATCCTATTATTACTGATATGGTCTACAAAAGGCTTTCAAATCTCTCTGTAGTGTTCGGTGATGATATAATGGATAGTCTGAGCTTTTGCATCAAGAATGT GAAAGCTGATTGGAAAAGAGCATTCGATTTTGAAGGGGACTTGGATTTCATAACTAACTGTATCAAGAAGATTAAAG GAGATATCACTCTGAGATTGTGTACAGCAGCAGAAATCAAATTCTACTTCGGTAGTCTCTTTGGAACAGAGCAGACTCCCTATTTAAAACCAAATAAGAACTGCAATTTATCCTCGTGGCCTAATGGGTGTGAACCAGGATGGGGTTGCGGTGCTAATCCAAATCAGAAAATCGATCTCTATAATTCAAAGGACATGCCTTTAAGGACTCGTGACTGTCAACCGTGTTGTGAGGGATTTTTCTGCCCCCAAGGTCTTACCTGCATGATAC CTTGCCCATTAGGTTCTTATTGTCCATCCGCAAAGCTTAATAAAACTACCGGAATGTGTACCCC ATATGGTTACCAAATACCCCCTGGACATCCAAATCATACTTGTGGTGGTGCAGATGCATGGGCTCCTGTTGCGATGAGTAGTGAAATTTTCTGTGCACCAGGATCATTCTGCCCAAGAACAACGCTTAAAGTTCCTTGCAGTAGTGG ACATTACTGCAGGATGGGCTCCACTTCTCAAATAT CGTGCTTCAAGTTAGTCACATGCCATCCTAATACTGCAAACCAAAACCTTCATGCATACGGAATCATGCTTATT GCTGCAGTGACTACTCTTCTTCTCATTATTGTTAACTGCTCTGGCCAGGCTCTCTCTACACGAGAAAAAAGAGCAGCTAAATCCAGAGAAGCCGCAGCAAGGCAAGCACGAGAAACTGCACAAGCACGTGAAAGGTGGAAAGTTGCAAAAAATGTTGCCAAGAAAGGGGGATCCGGGATGCAAGCACAGTTGTCCCAGACATTTTCTCGCGGAACATCTGGATTTAAAGCAGAGCAGCCAAAGGTTTCAGATGTGGGTAAATCTCAAACTGAGGTTGCTTTGTTACCACCTATGCCTTCAGGTACTGCAAGTGCATCGTCcggaaaagcaaagaaaatagaACCAAGCACCCTTACAAAAATGATGCATGCTCTTGAAGATGATCCTGATGGTCAGGAAGGATTTAAATTGGAGATTGgagacaaaaatataaaaaagcaaatgCCAAAGGGTAAACAATTGCATTCTCACACCCAAATTTTCAAGTATGCATATGGTCAGATTGAGAAGGAGAAAGCTATGCAGCAGGACCAAAAGAACCTGACTTTCTCAGGAATAATTTCAATGGCTACTGATACTGATGTCAAGACTAGGCCTGTGATTGAGGTTGCATTTAAGGATTTAACCCTCACgttgaaaggaaaaaagaaacatcTGATGAGGTGTGTCACTGGGAAAATCATGCCTGGCAGAGTTTCTGCTGTCATGGGACCATCTGGAGCTGGCAAGACTACTTTTCTTTCTGCCTTGGCAGGAAAAGCAACTGGATGCACCATGACAGGCTCAATTCTCATAAATGGGAAGAATGAATCAATCCattcatataagaaaattattggtTTTGTTCCACAAGATGACATTGTTCATGGGAATCTGACAGTGGAAGAAAATCTGCGATTCAGTGCAAGGTGCCG ATTATCTGCCGACATGCCTAAAGCTGATAAGGTTCTGGTTATTGAAAGAGTTATTGAGGCATTGGGACTGCAGACAGTGAGGGATTCTGTGGTCGGGACTGTGGAGAAACGAGGAATTTCTGGAGGCCAGAGAAAACGTGTGAACGTTGGGCTTGAAATGGTCATGGAACCTTCACTGCTGATTTTAGATGAGCCCACATCTGGTTTGGACAGTTCATCATCACTGTTACTTATAAGAGCTCTACGACGTGAAGCACTAGAAGGGGTAAACATCTGCATGGTAGTACATCAACCAAG CTATGCCCTGTTCAAGATGTTTGATGATTTTATACTTCTGGCAAAAGGTGGCCTCACTGTTTATCATGGATCTGCAAAGAAAGTTGAAGAATACTTTGCTGGCCTTGGGATCACTGTACCAGAGCGTGTTACTCCTCCAGATCACTATATTGACATTCTGGAGGGTATAGTGAAAACAAACTCAAATGTGACTCATGAACAACTACCTATCAGATGGATGCTGCATAACGGGTATCCAGTACCACCAGACATGTTGCACTATGCTGATAGCATTGGTGCAACCTCTTCTGGcttaaactcaagtgctgcggAGTCCACAGAACAATCTTTTGCGGGGGATTTATGGGCAGATGTTGTTTCTAGTGTTGAGCTTCATCGAGATCATATAGAACGCAACTATTTGAAGTCTAAGGATTTATCCAACCGAAGGACTCCTGGAGTTTCCCGTCAGTATAGATATTTCGTTGGAAG GATTTGCAAGCAACGACTACGAGAAGCTAGACTACAAGCAGTTGACTATTTGATTCTATTACTGGCTGGAGCCTGCTTAGGAACTCTTGCTAAGGCGGACGATGAAACATTTGGGTCCCTTGGTTATACTTACACTGTCATTGCTGTAT CGCTGCTATGCAAGATTGCAGCATTACGATCATTTACGCAGGATAAATTACATTACTGGAGAGAGAGTGAATCTGGAATCAGCAGTCTAGCTTATTTTCTATCAAAAGACACAATTGATCATTTCAACACAATTGTCAAGCCTCTAGTTTATTTATCCATGTTTTATTTCTTCAACAGTCCTAGATCAACATTTGCAGACAATTATGTAGTTCTGCTTTGCCTAGTGTACTGTGTGACTGGCATAGCTTACATTTTTGCAATCTACTTTGCACCAGGTCCTGCCCAGCTG TGGTCAGTGCTTCTTCCTGTTGTCCTGACTCTTGTTGCAAGCCAGGAGCAAGATAGTAGTATACTGGTGAGGCATTTGGGATATCTGTGCTACCCAAAGTGGGCTATGGAAGCTTTTGTTATTGCAAATGCTGAAAG ATACTCCGGTGTCTGGTTGATAACTCGCTGCAACTCACTGAGGGAAAATGGCTACGATCTTGGTCATTGGGGTCTCTGTCTACAGCTTCTCATTCTGACCGGCATACTCAGCCGTTTTGCAGCTTATTTCCTGTTGGTGACCTTCCAAAAGAAGTGA